From the genome of Epinephelus moara isolate mb chromosome 10, YSFRI_EMoa_1.0, whole genome shotgun sequence, one region includes:
- the LOC126396251 gene encoding protein PRRC2C-like translates to MDSAVPSHLPTPVCDVSTPVPHGKQAPVVKRRQTAVASKRRPDRQQVAAKPRVAALSTEASATSPTRGAVVEEVEAASSVVEVSSQASPTSPVLPAGPARPILCAGAAPPARAAREEAEATLTLGAVEVTSEPSPTSPVPVAVGEEKSLQMQRTPLSTKGQTVANPLPCRCSEKLPPSIVAGTDVRVAQLTHDVNSLTACSVVAAIKHAIAPVCTWRASDVDEVGVEGSKLAVYVAQEAKKIDAKQKQLCKLIEQHSVFGRNWKVAFGKTVYRRS, encoded by the exons ATGGATAGTGCTGTTCCATCACATCTGCCTACCCCTGTGTGTGACGTGTCCACACCCGTTCCACATGGCAAGCAG GCACCAGTTGTGAAACGACGGCAGACAGCTGTGGCCTCAAAGAGGAGACCTGATAGGCAGCAG gTAGCGGCAAAGCCAAGAGTTGCGGCTTTGTCCACCGAGGCTTCAGCGACCAGTCCTACACGCGGGGCTGTGGTGGAGGAG gTAGAGGCAGCATCGAGCGTTGTGGAGGTGTCTTCCCAGGCTTCACCTACCAGCCCTGTGCTGCCCGCTGGTCCTGCCCGTCCTATCCTGTGTGCCGGTGCTGCCCCACCAGCCAGAGCTGCGAGGGAGGAG gCGGAGGCGACCCTGACCCTGGGTGCCGTGGAGGTGACTTCCGAGCCATCACCTACCAGTCCTGTGCCAGTGGCTGTGGGGGAGGAGAAGAGCCTACAGATGCAGCGCACACCACTATCTACCAAAGGTCAGACCGTTGCTAATCCTCTTCCTTGCAGGTGTTCGGAAAAGTTGCCGCCATCCATTGTTGCTGGAACTGATGTTAGAGTGGCACAGTTGACTCATGACGTGAATTCTTTGACAGCATGTAGTGTTGTGGCTGCCATCAAACATGCCATTGCTCCTGTGTGTACATGGCGAGCGTCAGATGTTGATGAGGTAGGTGTAGAAGGGAGCAAGTTGGCCGTGTATGTAGCTCAGGAAGCTAAGAAAATTGATGCTAAACAAAAGCAGTTGTGTAAGTTGATTGAACAGCACAGTGTttttggcaggaactggaaagTAGCTTTTGGTAAGACAGTTTACAGaagaagttga